One region of Drosophila teissieri strain GT53w chromosome 2L, Prin_Dtei_1.1, whole genome shotgun sequence genomic DNA includes:
- the LOC122625644 gene encoding galactose mutarotase, with amino-acid sequence MSVTVEEKNFGLATNPLTEAREMVRCYTLKNTKGMSVSVIQLGATIQSISLPDGSKKVEDVCLGFDDIAGYVTNKTAYFGGTLGRVANRVANGGFTMDDTTVNLTRNVEDQNHLHGGFVGFDSVIWEVEQKTPEGVVFRHESPHGHEGYPGTLRCSIKYRLDNENRLFISYEATTDRQTIVNLSSHVYLNLAGHYAGAKGLAEHTVEIASSEIVETNDMQIPTGELALVDNTVFDLRSPAVLGDRLKQFENGAIKGFDNCYVVNGGQLLRSTVKVAKIVHPPSGRALEVWTDQPGVQFYTANNITKVSGKKGFHYMKHGAFCVQTQKFPDAVHHQKFPSINLQPSDTYRHEVVYWFKIEKICRCCYKK; translated from the exons ATGTCTGTCACGGTAGAGGAGAAGAACTTCGGTCTGGCCACGAATCCGCTCACCGAAGCCCGGGAAATGGTTCGCTGCTACACGCTGAAGAACACCAAGGGCATGTCCGTGTCGGTCATCCAGCTGGGGGCCACTATCCAGAGCATCTCCCTGCCGGATGGCTCCAAGAAGGTGGAGGACGTGTGCCTCGGCTTCGACGACATCGCTGGCTATGTGACAAACAAGACGGCCTACTTCGGCGGAACCCTAGGGCGAGTGGCGAACCGGGTGGCCAACGGTGGGTTTACGATGGATGACACCACAGTCAACCTGACAAGGAACGTAGAG GATCAGAATCATCTGCACGGTGGATTCGTGGGATTCGACAGCGTCATTTGGGAAGTGGAGCAGAAGACACCAGAGGGTGTTGTCTTTCGCCATGAGTCCCCACATGGTCACGAGGGCTATCCTGGCACTCTAAGGTGCTCCATCAAATACCGCCTGGACAATGAGAACCGTTTGTTCATCAGTTACGAGGCCACCACCGATCGCCAGACGATTGTCAATCTCTCGAGCCACGTGTACTTAAATCTAGCTGGTCATTATGCGGGAGCCAAAGGTCTTGCAGAGCACACGGTGGAGATAGCTTCTAGTGAGATTGTGGAAACGAATGACATGCAGATCCCAACAGGGGAGTTAGCCCTAGTGGACAACACTGTATTCGATCTCCGATCACCTGCGGTCCTGGGAGATCGCCTCAAGCAGTTTGAGAATGGCGCGATCAAGGGTTTCGATAACTGCTACGTGGTCAATGGAGGTCAGCTGCTGAGATCCACCGTCAAGGTGGCCAAGATAGTGCACCCGCCCAGTGGCCGAGCACTAGAGGTCTGGACAGATCAGCCAGGCGTGCAATTTTATACCGCGAATAACATAACCAAGGTAAGTGGCAAGAAGGGATTCCATTACATGAAGCACGGAGCCTTCTGTGTTCAAACGCAGAAGTTTCCCGACGCCGTACACCACCAGAAATTCCCGTCAATTAATCTACAACCTAGTGATACATACCGGCACGAAGTTGTGTACTGGTTCAAGATCGAAAAGATCTGCAGGTGCTGTTATAAAAAGTAA